One window from the genome of Spirosoma rhododendri encodes:
- a CDS encoding class I SAM-dependent methyltransferase produces MQSTLLPSAVAETLSFNQQQIWSETDSFAVERYAQFMRHFAPDAIHVLDVGCNTGRGGQLLKQQRSHLRLCGIDLLEDRIRRVPPGIYERLIADSATALPFDDNTFDTIVAGELVEHIPASELPGMLREFHRVLTPGGRVLLTTPNPHSYLVNIRRHDVFADPSHVNIMAVPVLLDHLCQSGFSSNRVTGSGKVTRHLGERFPLFNVYGSYLTISQKN; encoded by the coding sequence ATGCAATCCACACTACTTCCTTCCGCCGTTGCTGAAACGTTGTCGTTCAATCAGCAGCAGATATGGAGTGAAACTGATAGCTTCGCCGTGGAGCGATATGCACAATTCATGCGTCACTTCGCTCCCGATGCCATCCATGTACTCGACGTAGGCTGCAATACCGGGCGGGGCGGGCAGCTTCTCAAACAGCAACGGTCACATCTCCGGCTGTGCGGCATTGATTTGCTGGAAGACCGTATCCGGCGCGTCCCACCGGGCATATACGAACGGCTGATTGCCGACTCCGCAACAGCCCTGCCCTTCGACGACAATACCTTCGATACCATCGTGGCGGGTGAACTGGTCGAACACATTCCCGCTTCCGAATTGCCGGGTATGCTGCGCGAATTTCACCGCGTACTCACGCCCGGTGGCCGGGTGCTACTCACCACCCCCAACCCGCACTCGTACCTGGTCAATATCCGTCGGCACGACGTGTTTGCCGATCCGTCCCACGTTAATATCATGGCGGTTCCGGTGCTGCTCGACCACCTATGCCAGTCAGGTTTCAGCTCGAACCGGGTAACGGGGAGCGGTAAAGTCACGCGGCACCTAGGCGAGCGGTTCCCCCTCTTCAACGTGTACGGCAGTTACCTGACTATCTCGCAGAAAAACTAA
- a CDS encoding DUF1810 domain-containing protein, translating into MEITLIRFVDAQVNDYEQALAEIKSGRKRGHWMWYIFPQLRGLGFSEMAQFYGIRDLAEAKAYLAHPVLGPRLVAISRALISVNESSATQVMGSPDDMKLRSSMTLFSRADQDNPAAPDPVFQAVLDKFFGGKPDSKTLSMLTD; encoded by the coding sequence ATGGAAATCACCTTAATCCGTTTTGTCGACGCGCAGGTCAACGATTACGAACAGGCATTAGCCGAAATCAAAAGCGGCCGTAAACGCGGCCATTGGATGTGGTATATTTTTCCGCAGCTCAGGGGGTTGGGCTTCAGCGAAATGGCCCAGTTCTACGGTATCCGCGACCTGGCCGAAGCCAAAGCATACCTGGCCCATCCGGTGTTGGGTCCCCGGCTGGTGGCGATCAGCCGGGCGTTGATCAGCGTCAACGAGTCGTCGGCCACTCAGGTAATGGGTAGTCCCGACGATATGAAGCTGCGGTCGAGCATGACGCTGTTCAGTCGGGCCGATCAGGATAATCCAGCGGCACCCGATCCTGTGTTTCAGGCGGTACTTGATAAATTTTTCGGCGGCAAACCCGACTCCAAAACACTGAGTATGCTTACCGACTAA